In the genome of Dehalobacter sp., one region contains:
- a CDS encoding FAD-dependent oxidoreductase, with product MSDYDAIVVGAGPAGLAAAYRLAKAGAEVLVIERGSYPGAKNLSGGLLFGRILRELIPEFPQEAPLERHINRYILTFMTKDSTFNLDFKGQGFSQEPHNGYSVLRAKFDRWLGEKAEEAGATLITNIKVDSLLMENNVVKGIVAGEEEMTANVVIAADGVLSFLAEQAGLRDRYNPANFAVGVKELIGLDRTTLEERFGLTGNEGTEYAMLGYPTKGVSGGAFFYTNADSISVGLVMHIDHTSSHQVSPSEVLEDFLAHPAIAPLIRGGKVLEYGAHVVPEGGYNALQKLFTDGLLVVGDAAGLGSNNGFTVRGMDLAIASGIYAADTILEAKAKGDFSAATLASYKKKLEDSFVLKDMKTYAGAAAFMKGDRLFNAYPKLVEGIFTSIYTQQSTPKENLLKSVLKARKESGVTYMSLGSDVWKAVKNL from the coding sequence ATGAGTGACTATGATGCCATTGTGGTAGGGGCGGGACCGGCCGGTTTAGCTGCCGCCTACAGGCTTGCTAAGGCAGGCGCGGAAGTCTTGGTGATAGAGCGTGGCTCTTACCCCGGGGCGAAAAACCTCTCAGGCGGGCTGTTGTTTGGCCGGATTCTGAGGGAACTTATCCCTGAGTTTCCGCAGGAAGCGCCTCTGGAGCGCCACATCAACCGCTATATTTTAACCTTCATGACTAAGGACTCCACATTCAACCTTGACTTTAAGGGCCAGGGCTTTTCGCAGGAACCGCATAACGGTTATTCGGTTCTGCGGGCTAAGTTTGATCGTTGGTTGGGGGAAAAAGCCGAAGAAGCCGGAGCCACCCTTATTACTAATATTAAGGTTGATTCACTGCTTATGGAAAACAACGTTGTTAAAGGTATTGTGGCCGGGGAAGAAGAAATGACGGCGAATGTCGTAATCGCTGCCGATGGGGTCCTTTCCTTTCTCGCTGAACAAGCCGGTCTCCGTGATCGGTACAATCCTGCTAACTTTGCCGTCGGGGTAAAAGAATTGATCGGATTGGACCGAACTACGCTGGAAGAACGTTTTGGTCTTACCGGTAATGAAGGTACCGAATACGCTATGCTCGGCTATCCGACCAAAGGTGTTTCCGGAGGCGCTTTTTTCTATACGAATGCCGATAGTATTTCGGTTGGTCTGGTCATGCATATAGATCACACCAGTTCCCATCAGGTCAGCCCGTCCGAGGTCCTGGAGGATTTTCTGGCTCATCCCGCTATTGCACCGCTGATCCGCGGCGGCAAGGTATTGGAGTACGGTGCCCATGTTGTGCCTGAAGGCGGCTACAACGCGCTCCAGAAACTATTCACCGACGGTCTTTTAGTAGTTGGCGATGCGGCCGGCTTGGGTTCCAATAACGGCTTTACGGTAAGAGGGATGGATTTGGCGATAGCCTCCGGCATTTATGCTGCAGATACAATCCTGGAGGCTAAAGCCAAAGGTGACTTCTCGGCCGCAACACTGGCCTCGTATAAAAAGAAATTAGAAGACAGTTTTGTGCTCAAAGACATGAAAACCTATGCCGGTGCGGCAGCTTTCATGAAGGGTGATCGGCTATTTAACGCCTATCCAAAATTGGTGGAAGGCATATTCACTTCTATCTATACCCAGCAGAGTACCCCGAAGGAGAATCTTCTGAAGAGCGTATTGAAGGCCAGAAAAGAGAGCGGTGTTACCTACATGAGCTTGGGTAGTGATGTTTGGAAGGCGGTGAAAAATCTATGA
- a CDS encoding 4Fe-4S dicluster domain-containing protein, which translates to MNGLSVPEKLSINKYELDESPHIKVDQEICRKRCQNRVCLFICPAKVYNEQNGELAVDHAGCLECGTCLVACTQKAIDWQYPAGGFGIVYRNG; encoded by the coding sequence ATGAACGGCTTGAGTGTTCCAGAAAAGCTTTCTATTAATAAGTATGAACTCGACGAGAGTCCGCACATCAAGGTTGACCAAGAAATCTGCCGGAAACGTTGTCAGAACAGGGTCTGTTTGTTTATTTGTCCCGCCAAGGTCTACAATGAACAGAATGGTGAACTTGCTGTCGATCACGCGGGCTGCCTGGAATGCGGTACTTGTTTAGTCGCCTGTACCCAGAAAGCCATAGATTGGCAATACCCGGCAGGCGGTTTTGGCATAGTCTATCGAAACGGTTAA